In Streptomyces nojiriensis, the sequence TGGGCTAGACGGCGGGGGCTTAGCCTGGCCCCATGTCAGCGATCCGGCTTCTTGTCCTCGGCGCGGTCCGCCAGCACGGGCGGGCCCACGGGTACCAGGTACGCAACGACCTGGAGTACTGGGGCGCCCACGAGTGGTCGAACACCAAGCCCGGATCGATCTACCACGCGCTGAAGCAGATGGCGAAGCAGGGCGTCCTGCACGCGCACGAGGTGGCACCGAGCGCGGCGGGCGGGCCGCCGCGCACCGAGTACGAGGTGACGGACGCCGGCCGCGAGGAGTACTTCCGGCTGCTGCGCGAGGCGCTCGCGGCGTACGACCAGAAGACGGACGTGCTGTCGGCGGCGATCGGCTTCATGGTCGATCTGCCGCGGGCGGAGGTGCTCGCGCTGCTCCGGGAGCGGCTGGCGAAGCTGGCGCTCTGGCGGTCGTCGGTGACGGAGTACTACACGCCGGAGGGCGGCCCGGAGGCGCTCGGCCACATCGGCGAGATCATGCACATGTGGGTCCACTCCGCCGACGCGGAGGCGGAGTGGACCCGGGGGCTGATCGCCCGGATCGAGGGGGGCGCGTACTCCTTCGCGGGCGAGGGCGGCGAACCGTTCGTGGGGGTGCTGGCGGAAGGCCAGGAGAACCCGTACGCCTAATCAAGTTTGACTAGCCCATGGGTGGGCACTACCTTTGCGGATCCTGGTAATCAAATTTGATTAGTGAGGAACGGTTTTGGCGATCTCCGTCGAAGGTGTCCACAAGCGCTACGGCGACAAGCAGGCCCTGGCCGGGCTCGACCTGGAGGTGGCGCGCGGCACCGTGCACGCGGTGCTCGGCCCCAACGGCGCCGGCAAGACCACGGCCGTACGGATCATGAGCACCCTGCTCCGCCACGACGAGGGCGCGGTCCGGGTGGCGGGCCACGACGTCACCGCGGACCCGGCGGCCGTCCGCGCCCGGATCGGGCTGCTCGGCCAGCACGCTGCGCTCGACGAGGAACTGGCCGGGCGGCAGAACCTGGAGATGTTCGGCCGCCTCCACCACCTGGGCGCACGCCGGGCCGGGCGGCGCGCCGACGAACTGCTGGAGCGCTTCGGCCTCGCGGACACCGGCCGCAAGGCGGTGAAGCGGTACAGCGGCGGCATGCGGCGCAGGCTCGACCTCGCCGCCTCCCTGATCACGGACCCGGAGGTGCTGTTCCTGGACGAGCCGACCACCGGCCTCGACCCGCGCGGCCGCGCCGAGGTGTGGGGCGCGGTCCGCTCCCTGGTCGGCGGCGGCACGACCGTCCTGCTCACCACGCAGTACCTGGAGGAGGCCGACCGACTGGCCGACCGGATCGCCCTGATCGACGGCGGCCGGGTCGCGGCCGAGGGCACGGCCGACGAACTGAAGGCCCTGGTCGGGGCGGACCGGATCGTCGTGGTCCTGCGGGACGCGGCACGGCTGGCCGAGGCGGCGCGGCTGCTGCCCGACCCCTCCGTCGATCCCGACACCCTGACCCTGAGCTTCCCGGTGGCGGACCGGATGGCGGGCCTGGCCCGGACCCTGCGGACGCTGGAGGAGGCCGGCGTCGAGGCGGCCGACCTCGCCGTCCGGCGCCCCACGCTGGACGAGGTCTTCCTGCACCTGACGGACCGCGAGGAGGTGGCCGCATGAGCGCGGCATGGGTGGTCTCGGACTCCTGGACGATGACCCGGCGCGAGCTGGCCCACTGGGCGCGGCAGCCGGTCCAGATGGTCGTCGGCCTGGTCTTCCCCGTGATGATGCTGCTGATGTTCGGCTTCCTGGTGGGCGGCGGGCGCGGGATCGACGGCGAGTACGTCGAGTTCCTGGTCCCGGGGATGCTCGCCCTCACCATGGCCTTCGGGCTGGAGGCCACCCTGACCGCGGTCACCCAGGACCTGAGCAAGGGGGTGATCGACCGCTTCCGCGCCATGCCGATGTCCTCCTCCGCGGTCCTGGTGGGCCGCAGCGCCGCCGACATGCTCCAGTCGGCCGTGGGGCTGGCGGTCCTGGCCGCGGTCGGGCTGCTGCTCGGCTGGCGCTGGCACGACGGCGCGGCGGCCGCCCTCCTCGCCTTCGGGCTGCTCCTGCTGCTGCGCTTCGCGATGCTGTGGATCGGGATCTGGCTCGGCATGGTCGCGGGCCGGCCGGAGCTGGTGCAGGCGGTGCAGATCCTGGTGTGGCCGGTGGGCTTCCTGTCCAACGCGTTCGCCACGCCGGAGTCGATGCCGGGCTGGCTGGGAGCGGTGGTGGAATGGAATCCGCTCTCGGCGACGGCCACGGCCGTCCGCGACCTGTTCGGCAACCCGGCCGCGGCCCCGCCGTCGTGGGCCGCCGACCACGCGGCCCTGCTGGCCGTCGTCTGGCCGCTCCTGCTGCTCGCGGTCTTCTTCCCGCTGGCGGTGGGCCGCTACCGGGGCCTGAGCAGGTAGCCGCCGAAGAGGACTTGCACCTCACGCGGCGTGAGGAACCACAGTGAAGGGCGTACCCGACCAGAGGAGGGAAGAGATGGGCCACTCCGTGGGCCAGGTCGCCGGATTCGCCGGAGTCACGGTGCGCACCCTGCACCACTACGACGAGATCGGTCTGCTCTCGCCGAGCGGCCGCAGCGGCGCGGGCCACCGGCGGTACGACGACGCCGACCTGGACCGGCTGCAGCGGATCCTGTTCTACCGGGAGCTCGGCTTCCCCCTCGACGAGGTCGCGGCCCTGCTGGACGACCCGGACTCGGATCCGCAGGAGCATCTGCGCCGGCAGCATGCCCTGCTGACCGACCGGATCGCCCGGCTCCAGCAGATGGCCAAGGCCGTTGAGCACGCCATGGAGGCGAAGAAGATGGGCATCAACCTCACGCCCGAGGAGAAGTTCGAGGTCTTCGGGGACCAGGACCCGGAGCAGTACGCGCAGGAGGTCGAGGAGCGCTGGGGCGACACCCCGGCGTACGCCGAGTCGCAGCGCCGGGCGGCCTCGTACACCAAGGACGACTGGCAGCGGATCCAGGACGAGTCCGCCGACTGGGGCCGCCGGTACGTGGCGGCCATGGAGGCGGGCGAGCCCGCCGACGGCGAGCGCGCGATGGACCTGGCCGAGGAGCACCGCCTGCACATCCACAAGTGGTTCTACGACTGCCCGTACGAGATGCACACGTGCCTCGGCGAGATGTACGTGGCGGACGAGCGGTTCACGGCGTTCTACGACGCGATGAAGCCGGGGCTCGCCGAGCACCTGCGGGACGCGATCCTGGC encodes:
- a CDS encoding ATP-binding cassette domain-containing protein produces the protein MAISVEGVHKRYGDKQALAGLDLEVARGTVHAVLGPNGAGKTTAVRIMSTLLRHDEGAVRVAGHDVTADPAAVRARIGLLGQHAALDEELAGRQNLEMFGRLHHLGARRAGRRADELLERFGLADTGRKAVKRYSGGMRRRLDLAASLITDPEVLFLDEPTTGLDPRGRAEVWGAVRSLVGGGTTVLLTTQYLEEADRLADRIALIDGGRVAAEGTADELKALVGADRIVVVLRDAARLAEAARLLPDPSVDPDTLTLSFPVADRMAGLARTLRTLEEAGVEAADLAVRRPTLDEVFLHLTDREEVAA
- a CDS encoding ABC transporter permease, encoding MSAAWVVSDSWTMTRRELAHWARQPVQMVVGLVFPVMMLLMFGFLVGGGRGIDGEYVEFLVPGMLALTMAFGLEATLTAVTQDLSKGVIDRFRAMPMSSSAVLVGRSAADMLQSAVGLAVLAAVGLLLGWRWHDGAAAALLAFGLLLLLRFAMLWIGIWLGMVAGRPELVQAVQILVWPVGFLSNAFATPESMPGWLGAVVEWNPLSATATAVRDLFGNPAAAPPSWAADHAALLAVVWPLLLLAVFFPLAVGRYRGLSR
- a CDS encoding MerR family transcriptional regulator, whose translation is MGHSVGQVAGFAGVTVRTLHHYDEIGLLSPSGRSGAGHRRYDDADLDRLQRILFYRELGFPLDEVAALLDDPDSDPQEHLRRQHALLTDRIARLQQMAKAVEHAMEAKKMGINLTPEEKFEVFGDQDPEQYAQEVEERWGDTPAYAESQRRAASYTKDDWQRIQDESADWGRRYVAAMEAGEPADGERAMDLAEEHRLHIHKWFYDCPYEMHTCLGEMYVADERFTAFYDAMKPGLAEHLRDAILANGVRKV
- a CDS encoding PadR family transcriptional regulator translates to MSAIRLLVLGAVRQHGRAHGYQVRNDLEYWGAHEWSNTKPGSIYHALKQMAKQGVLHAHEVAPSAAGGPPRTEYEVTDAGREEYFRLLREALAAYDQKTDVLSAAIGFMVDLPRAEVLALLRERLAKLALWRSSVTEYYTPEGGPEALGHIGEIMHMWVHSADAEAEWTRGLIARIEGGAYSFAGEGGEPFVGVLAEGQENPYA